One stretch of Bacteroidales bacterium DNA includes these proteins:
- a CDS encoding TetR/AcrR family transcriptional regulator — protein sequence MDNRDRIIEGAAELFKTYGMRSVTMDFLANHLGMSKRTIYEIFSDKDELLIGVLKWMAKRQRDLVKKILDESENSIVAIFRMLEINREYLQNMSPAFQADLKKYHHDVLMKKADKCDMPDYRNNQQVIERGIKEKLFREDINPDLANRCLYNLGSTIMDEQLYPFDLFSRRDVIKNIFINYLRGISTAKGLELIGVLEQKI from the coding sequence ATGGATAACAGAGATAGAATAATAGAAGGCGCTGCAGAGTTGTTCAAGACTTACGGGATGAGGTCAGTAACCATGGATTTCCTGGCAAATCATCTTGGCATGTCCAAGAGAACTATTTACGAAATCTTTTCTGATAAGGACGAACTTTTGATAGGAGTGTTGAAATGGATGGCCAAGCGTCAGAGGGATTTGGTGAAAAAGATCCTCGATGAATCTGAGAATTCCATTGTTGCAATTTTCAGGATGCTTGAAATAAACAGGGAATACCTTCAGAATATGAGTCCTGCATTTCAGGCCGACCTGAAAAAATATCACCATGATGTTCTTATGAAGAAAGCAGATAAGTGTGACATGCCTGATTACAGGAATAATCAGCAGGTGATTGAGAGGGGGATAAAGGAAAAACTTTTCAGGGAAGATATTAATCCTGATCTGGCTAACAGGTGTCTTTATAATCTGGGCAGCACAATAATGGATGAGCAATTATACCCTTTTGATCTTTTTTCACGACGGGATGTAATCAAAAATATTTTCATCAATTACCTGAGGGGGATATCAACAGCAAAAGGTCTTGAACTTATAGGTGTACTGGAACAAAAGATTTAA